One genomic segment of Xyrauchen texanus isolate HMW12.3.18 chromosome 5, RBS_HiC_50CHRs, whole genome shotgun sequence includes these proteins:
- the LOC127643806 gene encoding glucagon receptor-like → MSFCLLLALLTLTAHTQETSGKSLKLLQEQWRRYTNECIQSFISTPPASGLVCNRTFDQYVCWTDGSPGTTVNVSCPWYLPWYQKVQQGLVYRVCGADGKWAHSKNTSECEQDEPGQRQYGQILNKFRSMYTVGYSLSLGALILALGILVTFRKLHCMRNNIHMNLFGSFILRALFILIKDTLLDKMNSAQTGPHHFQGQHWVNAQTIAGCRAVMVMMQYSVMANNYWLLVEGLYLHSLLVTTVFSERNYFYIYLFIGWGAPLIFVLPWVTVKYLYENQECWERNINMGYWWIIRSPILFAYLINFFIFIRIIKILMSKLRAHQMRYTDYKFRLAKSTLTLIPLLGIHAILFTFVIDEYVPKQSLLRLIRLFYDLLFSSFQGLLVAILYCFVNKEVQSEMLKKWKRWKLGKDIDEEYRHTYSQTAHAKSGSIALAMTHECPGTPEPPDSAPPSAESHRLVSGFQNGMSQNRSRARLQLTSEPQEGASNCSSLTEDICLTEQLLNSVCPAVVTETNV, encoded by the exons ATGTCCTTCTGTCTGCTTCTGGCTCTCCTCACACTGACcgcacacacacag GAGACCTCTGGAAAATCTCTGAAACTACTTCAGGAACAATGGAGAAGATACACCAATGAGTGCATCCAGAGCTTCATCAGCACACCACCGGCATCAG GCTTGGTGTGTAATAGGACATTTGATCAGTATGTGTGCTGGACTGATGGGTCCCCAGGCACCACAGTTAATGTGTCCTGCCCGTGGTATCTGCCCTGGTACCAGAAAG TTCAGCAGGGGTTGGTTTACCGTGTTTGTGGTGCTGATGGTAAATGGGCTCACAGTAAAAACACAAGCGAGTGTGAACAGGACGAGCCCGGACAG AGGCAGTACGGTCAGATCCTTAATAAATTCAGATCCATGTACACCGTCGGGTACTCCCTCTCACTCGGGGCACTAATTCTCGCACTGGGCATCTTGGTGACATTCCG GAAGTTGCATTGCATGAGGAACAACATCCACATGAATCTGTTCGGCTCCTTCATCCTGAGAGCTCTCTTCATCCTCATCAAAGACACACTGCTGGATAAAATGAACAGTGCTCAAACCGGACCGCATCACTTTCAGGGTCAGCACTGGGTCAATGCACAG ACAATCGCTGGATGTCGTGCCGTCATGGTGATGATGCAATACAGCGTTATGGCCAACAACTATTGGCTGCTGGTGGAGGGCTTGTATCTGCACAGTCTCCTGGTGACCACCGTCTTCTCCGAGAGGAATTACTTCTACATATACCTGTTCATCGGTTggg GTGCACCGCTGATATTTGTGCTGCCATGGGTTACAGTCAAATACCTGTATGAAAATCAAGA ATGCTGGGAAAGGAATATCAACATGGGCTACTGGTGGATAATCCGTTCCCCAATTCTATTTGCATATCTG ATTAATTTCTTTATATTCATTCGCATAATTAAGATTCTGATGTCCAAACTAAGAGCCCACCAGATGAGATACACCGATTATAAATTCAG GCTGGCTAAGTCGACTCTCACTTTGATCCCGTTGTTGGGAATTCATGCCATCCTCTTCACCTTTGTCATCGATGAGTACGTGCCTAAACAATCTCTTCTGAGACTCATCCGCCTCTTCTATGACCTCCTCTTCAGCTCCTTTCAG GGTCTGCTTGTTGCCATACTGTACTGCTTTGTGAACAAAGAG GTCCAGAGTGAGATGTTGAAGAAGTGGAAGAGGTGGAAACTTGGGAAGGACATTGACGAGGAATACCGTCACACCTACAGCCAGACGGCCCATGCCAAGAGCGGTAGTATCGCACTGGCGATGACACACGAATGCCCTGGCACCCCCGAACCACCAGACTCAGCTCCGCCCTCTGCAGAATCTCACCGTCTGGTGAGTGGATTTCAGAATGGCATGAGCCAAAACAGGAGCAGAGCGAGGCTGCAGTTGACCTCCGAGCCACAAGAGGGCGCTAGCAACTGCAGCTCCCTGACAGAAGACATTTGTTTAACGGAGCAGCTGCTTAACAGCGTGTGCCCAGCAGTGGTAACAGAAACCAACGTTTGA